The Setaria viridis chromosome 6, Setaria_viridis_v4.0, whole genome shotgun sequence genome includes the window ACGTCTGCCTCTCCAGTGCGTTTTTCATTCTAGTCTAGCGCCGTACGCCCCCCTTGCTGTGGCTGACGGAAGGCGGGCCCCCCTGATTGGATAAGTTTATATCCATATCAGATCCGGAGATGGATGTGCACACGTCAGTGGGTGGTGGTGCTGCGTCGCCGGACGCCAGGCCGGCGGTGTCGTTTActactgtgttttttttttcctcaatgGACTTAACTACTGTGTTAGTATTAATTTAATAACTTACTGTTTCTTCCGCAAGAAGTAggaattgtttttcttttttcacatgTCGATTTATCAAGTACCAAGTGATTACCTGCATGCAGACTTGCGCGGTAGCCCTGTCAAGCGTTAAATATAGTCCCTATTTTAAAATGTAGGTTATTTTACTTTTCTAGATTTGCGCGGTAGCTAAGTTAAGCCAGTGTCGTGCGTTGAGCTCGCACTCCTGCCATGCTCATGATTTTAAACAAAACCGCATCGGCATTCTGGGTTCATAAATTTCTAGgcacttgtttttcttttgatgagAGGGTTAAAATATCCATTTCTTTCCATTTTATGGGTACCTGAGCTGAGATGAGAAGCTAATTTTGATGGTTCTTTTCTTTGCAGTACTTTGTCTTAAATCTCACTATCTGAAAAAGGAAGTGTTTATGGCAAAGTTGTGGATGAAACGTGTTTGGAGGGCAAGCTTTGGGATTAGAGATGGCAAGACCACAAAATATCATAGAGCGATGTGATATCTTCTCTTCGCTCACCCTAATTGCGTCCATCTATCTCAAGAAGGAAATGCAAAAGTCATAACATTTTGTACTCTTTTCTTTCCGGTTACCTCGTTTCTCCCACCCTCCTATGTCTTTAGTCTTTATAGATAAACTATATTTAGATCCGTCGCACAGGGGTAGAGCTGATAAGCGACATGCGTGCAGAGGTGATCAACCACCATGGCTCCCATCGCATCTATCGCAACCCCAAAGCAATTGATCATGATCAAATTTGCAAGTTTGGATATTGAGCATTTACGCATAATAATAGGATTCTTTTCAATGAGTAATTATAGGAGCAACTTTGGAAAAGATAATTTGATAAAACTTTTCTTGCCTTGAGTCGTTGAGTCATTATATACCTATTCTACTGTGGATTCTCCACGATCTTATTTCTTTCATTCATTCTTGCTCGAGCCGGATGATGAAAAATTATCATGTCCGGTTTCTTTGAGGGATGGATCTTAAAGAATTCACCTATCCTGACTTCTCATCTTCCCTTTCTATCAAATTTAAATGTCTCTCTCTTTGATCTAGCCATCTAGGCAAGGTAAATGTTTTAATGACGGGAAAAAGCATGTGGAAGGACAACCCCTATGAATATTGTGATTTCTAATTTGGATAAAAACTACTTGCAACACCCATTCAACCTCTATCTCTCTCACTTTCTCTCTCGTCCCTTTTCTCTATCGGCTTAACAAAAATTATggtcttttatttttttaaactttTTAGTAATATTCTCCATTTTAaattttcataagaaaataCAGCCAAAATTCCATAAAAGACTAACGAAAAAAATCAAGAAGAACTTTGAGGAAATAGTCactaaaaataattatttgaaaaTTGGTAGacttttttaaaattaaaacatAAGTTGACGAAAAGTTGTTCTAATGATATTGATTGTGCATTTGTTGTAGAAAAACTTAGTTGTTTTTCATattacagattttttttttgagatagcCTCGCTTACGAGAGTACATGTTGTAGTATATGAACTTACACATAGTCACACTCCATACACACCAGGTCTACATCCTATACTCACACTCACATACCTGCCTTGAAGAGATGATCTCGGAGTCCAAGGGATTTTTTGAAAAATCCCCACGAAATCCACTCGAACCTGTAACCTCCTATGAAGATCGGTGCTACTTGAGCTTTTCTGGTGACCAACCGGTCCGCAGACCGTTCGCTTCCAGATTATAAGTTAAGAAAAACCTTAGTTGCTTTGTCTAAACAGGAAATGACAGTCGCTTGATGGTGAAAATTTTCTATTTGTTAGTCGAACCAAACAAATCGCAATGTGGACTGAATTCacccaaaagaaaaacaaatcaaattTGTCCAAACAAAATTTTCACGAGGAAGCGGAGACCCAGGCGAAAAGTGTCAGGTCATTGTTAATTGATGCCCCGTACGCCCGTGGTAAAATTCCGAGAGAGTAAATGCACAACAGTGAAGGAATACTTAAAAGCGAAGATTAGTGTGCGCTTGAATGCTAATCCATCTGTCTCTCTGTTTCCCTTTCCCAGCAGCTTACACGTCATTATCCTCCTCTCCGCGCGGCCCCAAGAAACGACAGGcaggagcagagcagaggaaCCCCCGACTGCCACTCCACCCAATCCGCTAGCCATCGACCCTCGTTTCCCTCCTCCATTCCTGTGGGACTCGTCGGATTCACTCGCTCGCCGTCCATGGTTTTCGACCCTCGCCCCCGCCCATAAAGCCGATGGGTTAGCACCCCACGCCGCGCCCAGGaacccgaggaggagcggacGGACGCCGCGGCAGACGGTCGTCCCCTTCCTGGCCCCCGCCCCGGATCGTCGAGGCTTGCGGCTCCGGTACGTGTTTTGGATTCTGTCTCTCCTCCGATTATCCTTCTCTGTTGATTATGTTATGCCCGCTGTGGAATTGATTGCGTGGTTGGAGTAGAATTTGTGGAGGCGAGCTTGGGATTGGGTGGCGTCGCAAGAACCGGGAGCTTGGTTCTTGGTCGCCGGGTTGGGGGCTTTTACTTGCGCGCAGATCtaagcttttatgtctggtaggcaTTTTCTTTTGGTGGAATTGTACGGCTCTGTCATGGCCGTTATCTCGCTGATTGTGCTGTGAGAACTGTCTGTTTGGTCTGTAATTTCTAAGGTCTGAAGTTTTGATGCTGGGGCATTCAGATGTGCAGCAACTGGGGTTAGCAATCGTTGGATCAGTTCAGTTTTGGGGAATTTCTAGAGCAACAAGAGAGTTCGGTACCAAAACCAGAGTGACACAGCGAGCGATGGGTTAATGATAGGCCTGTCTATTCGCTTGTTCAGTAATGCTATCTTAAAAAAGTAAATCTGCAATGTTACTGCGAATCTCTCAGAAATACTTTCTAAGTTAACCAAAAGTCAAATAAAAGGGCTGCGTCAAGCTACTTTGCTATAAATAAATAATTGGCATTAGCTCAAGTTTCTGGAATCATAATATCTGGTTGGCTAATTATCTCGATAAGGATCATCAGTTTATTGTCCAAAAAATCCACAAGGTAGTGAGTGCTATTGTTATACTGTATCTTGATTGAAGAAGTGGGAGTCTGGGATACAAGAATTAACTATTCAATAAgccattttatttgatttttttggtcTTGTTACACTAGTCACCCTAAATTCCAATAAGCTAAAACTAGTGAGCTAAATCGGAATAGTTTGTTGATTCAGTTATGTATCCTTTTTGCTCCTCCCGATTTACATCCTGTATGTTATCttgaggacagaaaaataagtTTCTTTATGTGCCTAGCCATTGTTCATGCATGGGTATTTGCCTTCTTCGCTATGATGCTTAAGTATTAGCCACAGTTTGTGTTCTGTGCAGTCTTATCCAACTTACCTTTTCAGTGATGCTTGCATGTCTGGCACTTGGATCGATTGACTTGATGTCGCTTTTTAAGATATAATAGTGAGTTACCTGTTTCATTGGCACTTGCCTCTTTGGACCAAAAAGCTGAAATCTACATTGTCAAGGCAGTATGCTTTCATTTCAGTATTTGTCAATATGACGACTTATGTGTTGCCTGTATGTGATTGCAAGTTTGAGATGGGTTTTAACATTCTTTTGTGTTGTTATCGACAGTTTTGTGATTGGTGAAAATAATGGCTGCTGCCGAAGCGAGGGCTGCCTGGCAACGTGCTGCAAACCGTTGCCTGGTTCAGGAGGACAGAAAGAGAGCCCCAAAACTAGCCTGCTATCCATCCTCGGCTGAACAACAACACGGTACAAACAATGGGAGCTGTAGACATTCTGAAGATCATCCCATCTCCAATTTCATGCCTTTGAGCTGGAATCCCATGAATTCTAATCTGCCACCAGATGTTAGATGGTGGGTTCAGTTACAGCCAAGTTTTGGGATCCAGAAGGATCTTGCTAGTGAGCGGCAATGTTGTTTGAGCAGGAAAATTGATGAGAAGAAAGTGGAGGATTCAGCACCAAAGCCTAAACATGAGGAAACTTTACTTTGCGAAGCAGCTGACACTAGCACTGAGAAGAGTGGTGATATTTTTGAGCCTCCATGGATGGTTTCATCAGCCTTCATGAAGTATTCTCCTGAAACAGGCTTGGAAGAACTGAAGACTGTTGGTCGCTATTCTCAAGCGTCTAAGTGCAGCGAAACTGCCAGCAATTGTTTGTACAATGATAATGAATTCCCTGATTTTGAATGTATTGACCCAGCACCTTTGAAGAACCCAGAGAAGGCTAATTTTGATATGGATGTACCTTGGAAAGAAGGTGAAAAGACTCAACCATGGTGGCAAATCGCTGATGAGAATGAGCTCGCTTTACTGGTCGCTGAAAAAGCAATGCAGCACATTGAGAATTGTGATCTGCCAAGACCTACCCAGACAGTACCTGTTCACAGGACAGAATCATATACTCGCAAAAATATAGGTGATTATGGGGGGCCATCATCTCCTGCAGGAAGAGTGTCACATCCTGTTCCTGGACAATGTGACCATGTCAAGTGTAGCTATAGCACAGGAAGCACAGATGAGCTGGATTTGTTCAAGGGTAATGGAGTTTGGGAAGAGCACGGAAGGAATGATCCATTCAGGTGTGCATTCTTCTGCTTCACCACATTATCCTCATGCGACCAGCTGCAATTTTTCCTAACTGTATCTGAACTTGTACcttattttgtttcatttcACATATTGGTATCTGAGGATGATCATGCTTGATACCTTTGGTTCTAGTGGCGGGATATGCTATCTAATTTAAAATTTATCATTACTTAGTTAATTTTGCATGTCTATTATCAGTAAGAGCCTACATAATTCACATACATGTACTTGCTTTCACAGCGTTTGAAAACTTTAGATGTCTTCCATTTCCCTGTAGGTTTGTTCGGTATTCTGGTCACATATTCATTTCATCCCATTTTCATGCAGTGTGTCGCAAGATTTTTCTAGCAGTAGCACTACCGGATCAGAAAGCAAACAAACACTACAGAATGTATCGGAGCGGGATAAGATCTTGGAGGCACTTCGCCACTCACAAACCCGTGCTAGGGAAGCTGAGTTGGCTGCCAAGAAAGCGGACAACGAGAAAGATGATATCATCAAGCTTTTGTTCCGACAGGCCTCACATCTCTTCGCATGCAATCAGTGGCTGAAGATAATGCAGCTGGAGAATATTGTCCTCCAGCTCAAGCACAAAGAGCATTCGATAGCGTCCATCATACCTGAGCTTCCATGGATGTCCCTGAAGGAGAAGCCTGCACAGGGTCAAGAGCAGAAAGATTGGACTAGGAGGAAAGGTAGAAGGCAGAAGAAGGGAGGCGGCTTCTTTGACGCGATCTTATTTGCGGTCGGGTTAGGTCTTGCTGGCGCCGGGTTTCTTCTTGGTTGGACCCTGGGTTGGCTGTTGCCACAGTTGTAGAGTTATTGGTTGTTCTCTTCCGAGGATAGCTAACTAGTCGTTTTGCTGTGTAGATCCATAGATGGAAGCTCCAGGTGCACCCTTCACGGGAATGGTGCGAAATGATCAATGTTTGTTAGACCCCAGGATCGGTTGATTTGGAAACCATGCTGGTGCAAAGTCGTAAATGAATCTCCATACTGCACAATGCAcagagccttttttttttaattttgttttgtttgttttggtGTAAATGTGTCGATTTGTCATCACTGAATATTGTAAATATGGATCAGTGTTGAAATTGGAAGTTGGGACTTTGTTATCTGTCGGGTTCAGCCGTATATCCGCCTGTGCAGAATGGTTGATGAAATTGGTAGAATATCATTAAGCATCTTCTCAAGGCCGTGGAGCTTGTCAAATTTCATGCTACATCTGCAGGATTTGTTGGCAGGAGGATGCTTGTAACGAAAAAACATGCCAATTTTATTTCGAAAAAGAACACAAAGCATTGGGATTCGACTCTGCCCCTTTTAAATGTCTTGGTTGAAATGTTATACTACTTCGCTCTCACAAAGATGGACTGCCG containing:
- the LOC117860685 gene encoding uncharacterized protein is translated as MAAAEARAAWQRAANRCLVQEDRKRAPKLACYPSSAEQQHGTNNGSCRHSEDHPISNFMPLSWNPMNSNLPPDVRWWVQLQPSFGIQKDLASERQCCLSRKIDEKKVEDSAPKPKHEETLLCEAADTSTEKSGDIFEPPWMVSSAFMKYSPETGLEELKTVGRYSQASKCSETASNCLYNDNEFPDFECIDPAPLKNPEKANFDMDVPWKEGEKTQPWWQIADENELALLVAEKAMQHIENCDLPRPTQTVPVHRTESYTRKNIGDYGGPSSPAGRVSHPVPGQCDHVKCSYSTGSTDELDLFKGNGVWEEHGRNDPFSVSQDFSSSSTTGSESKQTLQNVSERDKILEALRHSQTRAREAELAAKKADNEKDDIIKLLFRQASHLFACNQWLKIMQLENIVLQLKHKEHSIASIIPELPWMSLKEKPAQGQEQKDWTRRKGRRQKKGGGFFDAILFAVGLGLAGAGFLLGWTLGWLLPQL